A window from Cellulomonas sp. C5510 encodes these proteins:
- a CDS encoding dihydrodipicolinate synthase family protein: protein MPLLGPLVAYLPTPRGPEGEVRTDPLEDLVDRAVRAGVSGVVVLGSTGGWPYLTAGERRMVVEAGVAAADGQVPVVAGVGAFTTDEVVMHTIVAERAGVDAVLLPTLAYLPLTEAEVLGLVEDVAEAARVPVWLYHNPVSTSFRYSVELLARAAQVPGVGGVKDRGSDAAELRDRVRALRSAVPAHVELGCSGDLLGFEGLLAGARTWHSGLAGVLPEWYVAVAGAAADGREDEARALMSRLAPVVELVLGLGGARAVHALATLRGVDTGELPAPLRPVDRAGVAALDRALESLGEPPRTSSQDA from the coding sequence ATGCCCCTCCTCGGCCCGCTCGTCGCGTACCTGCCCACCCCGCGCGGACCCGAGGGCGAGGTGCGCACCGACCCGCTGGAGGACCTCGTCGACCGCGCGGTCCGCGCCGGCGTTTCGGGCGTCGTGGTGCTCGGCAGCACCGGCGGCTGGCCGTACCTCACCGCCGGCGAGCGGCGGATGGTCGTCGAGGCGGGAGTCGCGGCTGCGGACGGCCAGGTGCCGGTCGTCGCGGGTGTCGGGGCGTTCACCACCGACGAGGTCGTCATGCACACGATCGTCGCCGAGCGCGCCGGCGTCGACGCCGTGCTGCTGCCCACGCTGGCGTACCTGCCGCTGACCGAGGCCGAGGTGCTCGGGCTCGTCGAGGACGTCGCCGAGGCCGCGCGCGTGCCCGTCTGGCTGTACCACAACCCCGTGAGCACGAGCTTCCGGTACTCCGTCGAGCTGCTGGCCCGCGCCGCGCAGGTGCCGGGCGTCGGCGGCGTCAAGGACCGGGGGAGCGACGCCGCCGAGCTGCGCGACCGCGTGCGGGCGCTCCGCTCCGCCGTGCCGGCGCACGTCGAGCTCGGGTGCAGCGGCGACCTGCTCGGGTTCGAGGGGCTGCTGGCCGGTGCCCGCACCTGGCACTCGGGCCTCGCGGGCGTGCTGCCCGAGTGGTACGTCGCGGTCGCCGGTGCCGCGGCGGACGGCCGGGAGGACGAGGCCCGGGCGCTGATGTCCCGGCTCGCACCGGTGGTGGAGCTGGTGCTCGGCCTCGGCGGGGCGCGCGCCGTGCACGCCCTGGCGACCCTGCGGGGCGTCGACACCGGCGAGCTGCCGGCGCCGCTGCGCCCCGTCGACCGCGCCGGGGTCGCCGCCCTCGACCGGGCGCTCGAGTCCCTCGGGGAGCCGCCTCGCACGTCGTCGCAGGACGCGTAG
- a CDS encoding AI-2E family transporter translates to MAEQSNARTGTSASAGARRVAGQRRISVGQQAGDGVPRWLRTSAGVTWRLLVLLAGIGIVFYATAQVQLLFVAVFIAFVLTAVLRPLVDFYGRVMPRPLATALGLLSGFLVLAGMVFYVGYSVANQWQDLSRQFGDGIDQIVDFLENGPLPVSITNEQIAEWIDTGREWIQQHAGDLAGQAAASAGSVVEVFTAMALAVFCAIFFLARGQDMWTWFVNQLPATVRESWKTAGGAGWYTFSGYTRGTVIIAVTDGVLAFVLLSIIGVPLAAPLAVLVLIGAFIPLVGAPAAMVVAMIVALAANGALQAAVVGIGIALIGQFEGHVLQPLVMGKQVSLHPVVVALAVTGGTLTAGILGAVIAVPLVSVVWAIYSKFHQLDPPMDAEDATEDVQPVGDDAQDGPATD, encoded by the coding sequence ATGGCGGAGCAGAGCAACGCCCGGACCGGCACCTCCGCGAGCGCCGGCGCCCGGCGCGTGGCCGGGCAGCGCCGCATCAGCGTCGGGCAGCAGGCCGGGGACGGCGTGCCGCGGTGGCTGCGGACGTCCGCCGGGGTGACGTGGCGGCTGCTGGTCCTCCTCGCGGGGATCGGCATCGTGTTCTACGCCACGGCGCAGGTGCAGCTGCTGTTCGTGGCGGTCTTCATCGCGTTCGTCCTCACCGCTGTACTCCGGCCGCTCGTGGACTTCTACGGCCGCGTCATGCCGAGGCCGCTGGCGACGGCGCTCGGGCTGCTCTCGGGGTTCCTCGTGCTCGCGGGGATGGTGTTCTACGTCGGCTACTCCGTGGCGAACCAGTGGCAGGACCTGTCCCGGCAGTTCGGCGACGGCATCGACCAGATCGTCGACTTCCTGGAGAACGGGCCGCTGCCGGTCTCGATCACCAACGAGCAGATCGCCGAGTGGATCGACACCGGCCGCGAGTGGATCCAGCAGCACGCCGGCGACCTCGCCGGCCAGGCGGCGGCGTCCGCCGGGTCGGTCGTCGAGGTGTTCACCGCGATGGCGCTGGCCGTGTTCTGCGCGATCTTCTTCCTGGCGCGCGGCCAGGACATGTGGACGTGGTTCGTCAACCAGCTGCCCGCGACGGTGCGGGAGTCGTGGAAGACCGCGGGCGGCGCCGGCTGGTACACGTTCTCCGGCTACACGCGCGGGACCGTGATCATCGCGGTCACCGACGGCGTGCTGGCGTTCGTGCTGCTGTCGATCATCGGGGTGCCGCTCGCCGCGCCGCTCGCCGTGCTGGTGCTCATCGGCGCGTTCATCCCGCTCGTCGGGGCGCCCGCGGCGATGGTCGTGGCGATGATCGTCGCGCTCGCGGCGAACGGCGCCCTCCAGGCGGCGGTCGTCGGCATCGGCATCGCGCTGATCGGGCAGTTCGAGGGGCACGTCCTGCAGCCGCTCGTCATGGGCAAGCAGGTGTCGCTGCACCCGGTGGTCGTGGCGCTGGCGGTCACCGGCGGGACGCTCACCGCGGGGATCCTCGGTGCGGTGATCGCCGTGCCGCTGGTGTCGGTGGTGTGGGCGATCTACTCGAAGTTCCACCAGCTCGACCCGCCGATGGACGCGGAGGACGCCACCGAGGACGTGCAGCCCGTCGGCGACGACGCCCAGGACGGGCCGGCGACGGACTGA
- a CDS encoding phosphotransferase — MDETVLTGGGVNAVSRVGATVRRPAGPWAPAVHALLRELRAAGITEVPEPHGFDEQGREVLGYVEGVVAHHPLPGWLWEPAVLDQAGALLRRVHDASVPLVGAGLPWGGDAREPAEVICHNDVAPHNMAFVDGELRGLFDFDTAAPGPRLWDLAYLAYRVAPLAEDSGPGAPVGATARMTRLDRLVAAYGVPFPRADVLAAVAARLDALAEWTGARAEVTGDATPAGHAAMYRRDAARVRAAVGS, encoded by the coding sequence GTGGACGAGACGGTGCTGACCGGCGGCGGCGTGAACGCGGTGTCCCGGGTGGGTGCGACGGTGCGCCGCCCGGCGGGGCCGTGGGCGCCGGCCGTGCACGCGCTGCTGCGCGAGCTGCGCGCGGCCGGGATCACGGAGGTGCCGGAGCCGCACGGGTTCGACGAGCAGGGGCGCGAGGTGCTGGGCTACGTCGAGGGCGTGGTCGCGCACCACCCGCTGCCGGGCTGGCTGTGGGAACCGGCGGTGCTCGACCAGGCCGGGGCGCTGCTGCGGCGTGTGCACGACGCGAGCGTGCCGCTCGTCGGAGCGGGCCTGCCGTGGGGCGGGGACGCCAGGGAACCGGCCGAGGTGATCTGCCACAACGACGTCGCCCCGCACAACATGGCGTTCGTCGACGGCGAGCTGCGCGGGTTGTTCGACTTCGACACGGCGGCGCCGGGGCCCCGCCTCTGGGACCTCGCCTACCTCGCGTACCGGGTCGCGCCGCTGGCGGAGGACTCCGGCCCGGGTGCGCCGGTCGGCGCGACGGCGCGGATGACCCGGCTCGACCGGCTGGTCGCGGCGTACGGCGTGCCCTTCCCGCGGGCGGACGTGCTCGCCGCGGTCGCCGCCCGGCTGGACGCGCTGGCGGAGTGGACCGGGGCCCGCGCCGAGGTGACCGGCGACGCGACGCCGGCCGGGCACGCGGCGATGTACCGGCGGGACGCCGCGAGGGTGCGCGCGGCCGTCGGCTCGTGA